A genome region from Aphelocoma coerulescens isolate FSJ_1873_10779 chromosome Z unlocalized genomic scaffold, UR_Acoe_1.0 ChrZ, whole genome shotgun sequence includes the following:
- the CMYA5 gene encoding cardiomyopathy-associated protein 5 isoform X2, with amino-acid sequence MEGSHSTGCDRASETSSFIGDEEEEEEEEEEEEEEEEEEEEEEEEEAVDPEEAEELTNSLKDLIQSEDVKPKLQYIMTNPSFSMVTCQSEDSGITWETNSSRCSTPWTSETSTASDLYSMESSPVGSPPGKVIFIMDEGKIVRKRTRKSSNRVPMATRQKGGQSNKKRDSSGMQRQEPRTVLGDVQASMLNVEQVEAQDTDEEMLDNKEDLENIAEEPVKRAPIRSIFRESRLRKVGPILGGPVQARIQLFNSIFGGTGPAPETLEKNRSRRSSSASGDSEKFLETSVKERLQKFGSLSEATHPKHFQGARSKILETPSERRRKQRQQLTEEANQSFSSPTPPLEKQLTKKNYVSSENTESYKIKELTLQHEERKDRQPLLETPNQVSGHLLKNEEEARKQQSHPPAAKTSITESTTSTSLKSDEKQVLLPSAENANKKPDQPLLTASDHLDEVKKQEVQPISASQSVSADFVNELDRPRSQHILPTESTSEHPERETGKPYLPDDPSAKSKYSTLTEIRQEDIIPQSSETPQPESEHELLRYSGNETEKQETKCPSSTTALSESSGLMYSAEREEGQKIPPSETQSVHLENQTKSEQDFSLQETAKQGIKFKPPIPENIDSKYFGISYPTHTETEETQKTSAINKAVDFDHSDFSIEENKQAEGGQMKMEHPDLSYSTEETGESETTQMETEHLEFSSPKEEKEELKGEQMEMEHPDFSFSREEIEEPGSAQLETELPDFSYSKEETEGSESAILDTDYPELLFSTKETEKSGTSQLETEHPEFSSKEETKEREHAQLEMEHPDFSFSREEMEESDSAQLETEHSDLSYSREEMVESESAQLEMGHPDSSFSREEVEELQSAQLETEHSDLSYSREEMVESESAQLEMGHPDSSFSREEVEELQSAQLETEHSDLSYSREEMVESESAQLEMGHPDSSFSREEVEELQSAQLETEHSDLSYSREEMVESESAQLEMGHPDSSFSREEVEELQSAQLETEHSDLSYSREEMVESESAQLEMGHPDSSFSREEVEELQSAQLETEHSDLSYSREEMVESESAQLEMGHPESSLTKEVVKEMQSAQLEMDHVLLSMEETENQAFSSFELEQSEEEKQEEKEELAVVHSDLSSLMEEVEKENSTEIQLAHSDIFDSTGRAETQQTGYLETAFSDLPYSMNKTKEQELSQSDKREQPQQDSQSGGKLDSSATATQGETTRLQSEHPVWPHSTRKEQERKTSQLKVEQPETTSSTGKTEHQKLQPKLEQTDSLYSHGETVQETVQRNVEGPEPSCFTSEAEQHENVQVVSEKKDLSFITGEVMQKEVESETLGSQLTDRAKPWEMPQMEQEQSFPSCSTAGTQQQETPPLTVPQPDVSWSFGRMEQDTVQREVKQQETDRQEAVQMETEYSDISENLGKEEPQVIDQINLAQQEIARPGLVHPSLPYSFSKQKEEEMQTEPAYPEKTFYVSSETEKEIIQYKSQQQEIVHPELEQTFLPSSSEKEAPLEMEITSEHSGLICSSHNQEKMLKTPTLPFHLEQQTTEQVMMEHPAFSYDGGESKQGDIVEQESGHPEFSYSMGETQQKSEHLDSQGSLSEAAQDKSMEVESQYPNLSCSDVQGNLQENPQMDSKYSDLSFSFGEGKEQSTPKFESKHQELPKVARKRASPATAQIESKHPETAPWEMKHPDLSHSTGETSQEEVAPLDQKHRKLSSGREKQRKATKQQLEQEKLPHSPDKRDALEHTQEGLEQPDLSFSIDRPDDEITPPEAEHTGVVSPLDNTEVQRRVQQETEQTYPFGQMEEVTVQPEVKFSHLSPSVGTAEETEMAEPGQGHPDLPYSVFKVEGLQTSQLKSEHPGLARSLSKVQETIQLGLEEPGALYSHDKMEQLPPAQLEPGYASWAPLATEVGKQGTEHTTVECSKKELSVHRAEHPQAAKEKLRALDTPSQSRKIEQREMLKAEAKHPDSLHSIDKEKPQGTAQPVLEKPDLSSWPGTTEKGQTAEEEKAGFLHSFKKAAQGEKARTELGHSELCHSLSEAEQETLNAKSHHSDLSAGRLEHHGIIQPEAEIMDLSCSIGETQQTQIADEDLECLDLFHSTGTVQQEKIQPEKEQTDEFSSSLSKAEQWKDARMQAEHPELQCSMEETEGLQKSQAKSQYEDLSFSVGTAEPHKTTQPELKEQSLLHSFVKTKPSWAALPESEHSNVMEAMGKVLHMDLSSSVSEEKQSAQLEVKQERGTYTLQPEEVVQLKLKQPVFSSPRGMEQQLNTSPVEGEFPDFFYSSGKTQKQDTAQAEFTPSDFLHSTGKSEQLQPEQLNSKHPDLSYSLGKAETHGIKPLDLSYSYGKAEQPQTAQLEHPEIPYFTGETKWRDGVQPEQPCVSLQSSEAETEQPETPSVSHTFVKTEEQGTAQPAFKQSDLLSPTDKAEKHEMPPLRTGHSQKRDTGVPSSLSARLESEQQNLSFSTEEADSHKIQAYSSLAEQTVSVPLGASHTVSEISPEGSPKSSPLTGGSSPKHLETSYSRCKTEHSETAQPEPGSFFARKAENTESLLRLPVAAESEVECEILAEAEREQTPHYFHTAIQLESEQLNLSYSTDKTDTLESQDYLTVPSKLQSEPSVPFYSADETCQQEVPPYSKPVSEYLVPTRSLAEQEKQSMQPLITQPIQSECEDVIPPHNEKQLQKIQLSSPETASLKTAHLESMSRVQDQDKLESRLLDTMYLSPDQLRSSPKFTTEQHEQEMQPDVQTVPRSVTTESKVTGVADQQAVSSESSLSFHKLPGKSELEKSVSVAFTDDEEKQNTPPSLSDVADMLGKQSSKASGLYTEGGHRCEMQRFEDQKHITLEHLGAVSSDLVHETVTHKTQHYSGEWGSPSSAEIKSLSSSSEEKQKPDTPSFGLASWLVEEVKARSVSPIGAVDRDSQGIRLSPNEAPDFGSKQFPAGSGTELTVHGTTETKGHRFRVSESASNKFPPKKSSDTSPKTQRYDLPSLVGDNQGPDKLLDHETSTSILTKTEAMQHLEVGKMSEVPEHYLREGEKMQHASTVEDSQHTPETTEQKDLFNIISEGYEILNIHAPTHISSVDQEESKHMPDKLEYLETNTSFRRKLGDDGQTALTSGRTTEISESSVLGKTETHELIESVKKDDVEETGEIQQENLLLPENNNYAMLDPNNGTADVDYFEKYTLIDDKSPIQPQFERQISLSPVTEDPTESMEEAKSFKTSTEVDTSEEFSLLEDLDEVFYGTIKGESKMQFYAEASRPLPLQKSIDSSSKSFTNVEEEQKSPGTPLFDSEEGVLERSLLFPTTVAAVNPELLEEPPALSFLYKDLYAEAVGEKTKDETPSDEESGNSNASFPSRNSDTDDGTGMYFEKYILKDEIPSKAIGPQKDQIPEDESFSGEILVWSSENKQEQGFGDFQYVRTEVLSERGVMERDKIQVDSNIQATICKPMHAIPFGSKTVLSGVRTDTTEQREEENVSVETTEELPEQSSQQAHSQRVDYQGAVYQEAGTKQEEWQDVTAVPQMEKYVPYVRAPTEDSVDDQYTQEHLSCVPTIQQTENPDLPIEEQHPDVYEDLAESMDYDVITQEELLQDEISSQFTHEELLFEDRDSFDHAADSYEFVNEPEQRTPVELEDSGFVVMYPEKSAMNIPQVESPQRELKKAQVDTYCYHCKCPISAIDKLFGEHKDHEVTTLDDAATKMKDQLSKLLTALEEKSMKIEEFVSDIELRFNSVEENCKKNADLLEKQNEEMLKKVVAQYDEKSENFEEVKKMKMEYLYEQMVNFQQTVDSAKETLETTVKETDEVDGFVFLNTAKSC; translated from the exons TTTAAAAGACCTTATCCAAAGTGAAGATGTGAAACCCAAGCTGCAGTACATCATGACTAACCCTTCCTTTTCTATGGTAACATGCCAAAGTGAAGACAGTGGAATAACCTGGGAAACCAACTCGAGCAGATGTTCTACTCCCTGGACCTCAGAAACTAGTACAGCTTCTGATCTTTACAGTATGGAAAGTTCACCAGTAGGTTCTCCTCCAGGAAAAGTTATCTTTATAATGGATGAAGGCAAGATTGTTCGGAAAAGGACACGCAAATCTTCAAACAGGGTGCCGATGGCTACAAGACAGAAGGGAGGCCAGAGCAATAAAAAACGTGACTCTTCTGGAATGCAGAGGCAAGAACCAAGAACTGTTCTAGGAGATGTGCAGGCCTCCATGTTGAATGTAGAGCAGGTGGAAGCACAAGACACAGATGAGGAAATGTTGGACAACAAAGAAGATCTAGAGAATATTGCAGAAGAGCCCGTAAAACGTGCTCCAATAAGATCAATATTTAGGGAGAGCAGACTGAGGAAAGTTGGTCCAATTCTTGGAGGACCAGTACAAGCTAGAATCCAGCTGTTCAACTCAATTTTTGGAGGGACTGGGCCAGCCCCTGAAACactggagaaaaacagaagccgGAGAAGTAGCTCAGCTTCAGGAGATTCTGAAAAGTTCCTTGAAACATCAGTAAAAGAAAGACTGCAGAAGTTCGGTTCACTCTCAGAAGCAACACATCCGAAACATTTTCAGGGAGCAAGAAGCAAAATTCTTGAAACACCTTCCgagagaagaaggaaacaaagacaACAACTCACAGAAGAAGCAAATCAAAGCTTTTCTTCACCAACACCACCTCTTGAAAAACAGCTTACTAAGAAAAATTATGTTTCATCTGAAAATACTGAATCTTataaaattaaagaattaaCTCTTCaacatgaagaaagaaaagacagacaACCTCTTTTGGAGACTCCAAATCAGGTTTCAGGACACTTgctgaagaatgaagaagaagCCAGGAAACAGCAAAGTCATCCACCTGCAGCCAAAACATCAATAACAGAGTCAACAACCTCCACGTCACTCAAGTCTGATGAGAAACAAGTGCTGCTTCCCTCAGCTGAAAACGCAAACAAGAAGCCAGACCAACCCCTACTGACAGCATCAGATCATCTGGATGAAGTGAAGAAGCAGGAAGTTCAGCCCATTTCTGCATCACAGTCTGTTTCAGCAGATTTTGTTAATGAACTAGATAGACCACGCTCCCAGCATATTTTGCCTACAGAATCCACATCAGAACATCCTGAGAGGGAAACAGGGAAGCCTTACTTACCTGATGATCCATCAGCTAAATCCAAATATTCCACTCTAACTGAAATAAGACAGGAAGATATTATTCCTCAGTCATCAGAAACTCCACAACCTGAGTCTGAACATGAGCTTTTAAGATATTCTGGAAATGAAACAGAGAAACAAGAAACCAAGTGTCCATCATCAACAACTGCACTGTCAGAGAGTTCAGGTCTAATGTATTCAGCTGAAAGAGAAGAGGGTCAAAAGATCCCACCCTCAGAAACTCAAAGTGTTCATTTGGAGAACCAAACAAAGTCTGAACAAGACTTTTCCCTTCAGGAAACAGCTAAGCAAGGAATTAAATTTAAACCACCAATTCCTGAGAATATAGATTCCAAATATTTCGGCATTTCATATCCTACTCatacagaaacagaagaaacacagaaaacttCAGCTATAAATAAAGCAGTAGATTTCGATCACTCTGATTTTTCcattgaagaaaacaaacaagcagaaGGTGGGCAAATGAAGATGGAACATCCAGACCTCTCATATTCCACCGAAGAAACTGGAGAATCAGAGACAACACAGATGGAGACAGAGCATCTGGAATTCTCTTCtcccaaggaagaaaaagaggaattgAAGGGTGAACAGATGGAGATGGAGCATCCAGACTTCTCCTTTTCCAGGGAAGAAATAGAGGAACCAGGAAGTGCACAGCTAGAGACAGAACTTCCAGATTTCTCATATTCCAAGGAAGAAACAGAGGGATCAGAGAGTGCAATACTGGATACAGACTATCCAGAATTGCTTTTTTCCACAAAAGAAACTGAGAAATCAGGGACATCACAACTGGAGACAGAACATCCAGAATTTTCTTCCaaggaagaaacaaaagaacGAGAGCATGCACAGCTGGAGATGGAGCATccagacttttctttttccagggaAGAAATGGAAGAATCAGACAGCGCACAGCTGGAGACAGAGCACTCAGATCTATCATATTCCAGAGAAGAAATGGTGGAATCAGAGAGTGCACAGCTGGAGATGGGTCATCCAGACTCTTCTTTTTCTAGGGAAGAAGTGGAGGAATTGCAAAGTGCACAGCTGGAGACAGAGCACTCAGATCTATCATATTCCAGAGAAGAAATGGTGGAATCAGAGAGTGCACAGCTGGAGATGGGTCATCCAGACTCTTCTTTTTCTAGGGAAGAAGTGGAGGAATTGCAAAGTGCACAGCTGGAGACAGAGCACTCAGATCTGTCATATTCCAGAGAAGAAATGGTGGAATCAGAGAGTGCACAGCTGGAGATGGGTCATCCAGACTCTTCTTTTTCTAGGGAAGAAGTGGAGGAATTGCAAAGTGCACAGCTGGAGACAGAGCACTCAGATCTATCATATTCCAGAGAAGAAATGGTGGAATCAGAGAGTGCACAGCTGGAGATGGGCCATCCAGACTCTTCTTTTTCTAGGGAAGAAGTGGAGGAATTGCAAAGTGCACAGCTGGAGACAGAGCACTCAGATCTATCATATTCCAGAGAAGAAATGGTGGAATCAGAGAGTGCACAGCTGGAGATGGGTCATCCAGACTCTTCTTTTTCTAGGGAAGAAGTGGAGGAATTGCAAAGTGCACAGCTGGAGACAGAGCACTCAGATCTATCATATTCCAGAGAAGAAATGGTGGAATCAGAGAGTGCACAGCTGGAGATGGGTCATCCAGAATCTTCTTTAACCAAGGAAGTAGTCAAGGAAATGCAAAGTGCACAGCTGGAAATGGATCATGTTTTGCTTTCCatggaagaaacagaaaaccaagCATTCAGTTCTTTTGAACTGGAACagtctgaagaagaaaaacaagaagaaaaagaagagcttGCAGTGGTACATTCAGATTTATCATCTTTGATGGAGGAagtagagaaagaaaacagtacAGAAATCCAGCTGGCACATTCAGATATATTTGATTCCACCGGAAGGGCTGAGACACAACAAACAGGGTATCTGGAAACAGCATTTTCAGATTTACCATATTCTATGAATAAAACAAAGGAGCAAGAACTGTCACAAAGTGACAAAAGAGAACAGCCACAGCAAGATTCACAGTCTGGAGGTAAGCTGGATTCCTCTGCCACGGCAACGCAAGGAGAAACTACTCGGCTGCAGTCAGAGCATCCAGTTTGGCCACATTCTACCAGAAAAGAACAGGAACGTAAAACTTCACAACTGAAGGTGGAACAGCCAGAGACAACATCTTCCACTGGCAAAACAGAACATCAAAAATTGCAACCAAAGCTGGAACAAACTGATTCACTGTATTCCCACGGAGAAACGGTACAAGAAACTGTACAAAGAAACGTAGAAGGTCCAGAGCCATCATGTTTCACTAGTGAAGCAGAGCAACATGAAAATGTACAAGTAGTTTCAGAAAAGAAGGATTTATCATTCATCACTGGAGAAGTCATGCAAAAAGAAGTGGAGTCAGAAACTTTGGGGTCACAACTGACTGACAGAGCAAAGCCCTGGGAAATGCCACAAATGGAGCAGGAGCAgtcttttccttcctgttccACTGCTGGTACTCAGCAACAGGAAACACCACCACTGACTGTGCCCCAGCCAGATGTTTCATGGTCCTTTGGCAGAATGGAACAAGATACAGTACAAAGAGAGGTGAAACAGCAGGAAACAGATCGACAAGAAGCTGTGCAAATGGAAACAGAGTATTCAGATATTTCAGAAAACCTGGGTAAAGAGGAGCCACAGGTTATAGACCAAATTAATTTGGCACAGCAAGAAATAGCTCGACCAGGGTTAGTGCATCCATCTTTGCCATATTCCTTCAGtaaacaaaaggaagaagaaatgcaAACAGAGCCAGCATATccagaaaaaacattttatgtaagttcagaaacagagaaggaaatcataCAATACAAATCACAGCAACAAGAAATAGTACATCCAGAGCTAGAGCAAACATTTTTGCCTTCTTCCAGTGAAAAAGAAGCTCCACTGGAAATGGAAATAACTTCAGAACATTCAGGTTTGATATGTTCCTCTCATAATCaagaaaaaatgttgaaaaccCCAACCTTACCATTCCATTTAGAGCAACAAACCACTGAACAAGTAATGATGGAACATCCAGCTTTTTCATATGACGGTGGTGAATCAAAACAAGGTGACATTGTAGAACAGGAGTCAGGACATCCAGAGTTCTCATACTCCATGGGAGAAACTCAGCAAAAATCAGAACATTTGGATTCCCAAGGAAGCCTGAGTGAAGCAGCACAAGATAAAAGTATGGAAGTAGAATCTCAATACCCAAATCTGTCATGTTCTGATGTCCAAGGAAACCTGCAAGAAAATCCACAAATGGATTCAAAATATTCAGATTTATCATTTTCCTTTGGTGAAGGCAAAGAACAATCAACTCCAAAGTTTGAGTCTAAACATCAAGAATTGCCTAAAGTAGCTAGAAAAAGAGCTTCTCCAGCAACTGCACAAATAGAGTCAAAACATCCAGAAACTGCACCGTGGGAAATGAAGCATCCTGATTTGTCACATTCCACTGGTGAGACAAGCCAGGAAGAAGTAGCACCATTGGAtcaaaaacacagaaaactttCTTCTGGCAGAGAAAAACAGCGGAAAGCCACAAAGCAGCAGTTAGAGCAAGAAAAGTTACCACATTCTCCTGATAAAAGGGACGCTTTAGAACATACCCAggagggcttggaacaaccagATTTATCATTTTCCATTGATAGGCCAGATGATGAAATTACACCACCAGAGGCAGAGCACACTGGTGTGGTATCTCCTCTGGACAACACAGAGGTACAACGAAGAGTACAACAAGAAACAGAGCAAACTTATCCCTTTGGACAAATGGAAGAGGTAACAGTTCAGCCAGAAGTGAAATTTTCACATTTGTCACCTTCTGTGGGTACAGCAGAGGAAACGGAAATGGCAGAACCAGGGCAGGGACATCCTGATCTGCCTTACTCTGTTTTCAAAGTTGAAGGGCTGCAAACATCACAGCTGAAATCTGAACACCCTGGTCTAGCACGTTCCCTCAGCAAAGTGCAGGAAACAATCCAGCTGGGATTGGAAGAGCCAGGTGCATTGTATAGTCATGACAAAATGGAGCAACTCCCACCTGCACAGCTGGAGCCAGGCTATGCaagttgggcacccctggccaCGGAAGTGGGGAAACAAGGGACAGAGCACACAACTGTGGAATGCTCTAAAAAGGAACTGTCTGTCCACAGAGCAGAGCATCCACAAGCTGCAAAGGAGAAACTAAGAGCTCTGGATACACCATCCCAGAGTAGAAAAATAGAGCAAAGAGAAATGCTAAAAGCAGAGGCAAAGCATCCTGATTCATTGCATTCCATTGACAAAGAAAAGCCACAAGGAACTGCACAGCCAGTGTTAGAAAAACCAGATCTGTCATCTTGGCCTGGCACAACAGAGAAAGGACAAACTGCTGAAGAGGAGAAGGCAGGCTTCTTGCATTCTTTCAAAAAAGCTGCACAAGGCGAGAAAGCACGGACAGAATTGGGACATTCAGAATTATGTCATTCTCTTAGTGAGGCAGAACAGGAAACTTTAAATGCAAAATCACACCATTCAGATTTATCTGCTGGCAGATTAGAACACCACGGAATCATACAGCCAGAGGCAGAAATAATGGATTTATCATGTTCAATTGGTGAAACACAGCAAACTCAAATTGCTGATGAGGATTTGGAGTGCCTGGATTTATTTCATTCCACTGGCACAGTGCAGCAAGAAAAGATTCAACCAGAGAAAGAACAGACAGATGAGTTTTCATCCTCTCTCAGTAAAGCAGAACAATGGAAAGATGCACGAATGCAGGCAGAACACCCTGAGCTGCAGTGCTCTATGGAGGAAACAGAAGGACTGCAAAAATCCCAAGCAAAATCACAATATGAAGATTTGTCCTTCTCTGTTGGCACAGCAGAACCTCATAAAACAACACAGCCAGAGTTGAAAGAACAGAGTTTGTTGCATTCGTTTGTCAAAACAAAGCCATCCTGGGCTGCCCTACCAGAGTCTGAACATTCAAATGTCATGGAGGCCATGGGCAAAGTACTGCACATGGATTTGTCCTCTTCTGTtagtgaagaaaaacaaagtgcaCAGCTGGAGGTCAAACAGGAGAGGGGAACCTATACATTACAACCAGAGGAAGTAGTACAACTAAAATTGAAACAACCAGTGTTTTCAAGTCCTCGTGGCATGGAACAGCAACTAAATACATCCCCAGTGGAAGGGGAATTCCCAGACTTCTTCTATTCCTCTGGCAAAACACAAAAACAGGACACTGCACAAGCAGAGTTCACGCCTTCTGATTTTTTGCATTCCACAGGAAAATCAGAGCAGTTGCAACCAGAACAGCTGAATTCAAAACATCCAGATTTGTCATACTCTCTTGGCAAAGCAGAGACTCACGGAATAAAGCCACTAGATTTATCATACTCCTATGGCAAGGCAGAGCAACCACAGACTGCCCAGCTGGAGCATCCAGAGATACCATATTTCACTGGTGAAACAAAGTGGAGGGATGGGGTCCAACCTGAACAACCATGTGTTAGTTTGCAGTCCTCTGAGGCTGAAACAGAGCAGCCAGAAACACCTTCTGTATCACATACCTTTGTCAAGACTGAGGAGCAGGGAACTGCACAACCAGCCTTCAAACAATCAGATTTATTAAGTCCTACTGACAAAGCAGAAAAGCATGAAATGCCCCCACTGAGAACAGGACATTCACAGAAGCGAGACACTGGTGTTCCTTCATCTTTAAGTGCTCGGCTGGAAAGTGAACAACAAAATTTATCATTTTCCACTGAGGAAGCAGACAGCCACAAAATTCAAGCATATTCATCTCTTGCTGAACAAACAGTGTCTGTACCTTTGGGTGCTTCACACACTGTCTCTGAAATAAGCCCTGAAGGAAGTCCAAAGTCTTCACCTCTAACTGGAGGCTCATCCCCCAAACATTTAGAAACATCTTACTCCCGCTGTAAAACAGAGCACTCAGAAACTGCCCAGCCTGAGCCAGGATCCTTTTTtgcaagaaaagcagagaataCAGAAAGTCTTCTACGTTTGCCTGTAGCTGCAGAGTCTGAGGTTGAATGTGAAATTTTGGCTGAAGCTGAGAGAGAACAGACTCCACATTACTTTCACACAGCTATACAATTGGAATCTGAACAACTAAATTTATCATATTCTACAGATAAAACAGACACTCTAGAAAGTCAGGATTACTTGACTGTACCTTCAAAACTGCAGTCTGAACCTTCAGTTCCATTTTATTCAGCTGACGAAACCTGTCAGCAAGAAGTTCCACCTTATTCAAAACCAGTCTCTGAATACTTGGTTCCCACACGGTCCCTTGCTgaacaagaaaagcaaagtatgCAGCCACTTATTACCCAGCCCATACAATCAGAGTGTGAAGATGTAATTCCACCACACAATGAAAAACAACTGCAAAAAATTCAACTCAGTTCACCTGAAACAGCAAGCTTGAAGACAGCGCACTTGGAGAGTATGTCTCGAGTGCAAGACCAAGATAAGCTAGAATCTCGTTTGTTGGACACAATGTATTTGTCTCCAGACCAGCTAAGAAGTTCCCCCAAATTCACTACTGAGCAACATGAACAAGAAATGCAACCCGATGTACAGACAGTGCCAAGGTCAGTGACCACAGAGTCAAAGGTGACCGGTGTAGCAGACCAGCAAGCAGTGTCATCAGAGTCATCTCTATCTTTTCATAAATTACCAGGAAAGTCAGAACTTGAAAAGTCAGTATCAGTGGCTTTCACTGATGatgaagagaaacaaaataccCCACCATCTTTATCTGATGTAGCAGACATGCTTGGAAAGCAATCTAGCAAAGCTTCAGGCCTTTATACTGAAGGAGGGCATAGATGTGAAATGCAACGTTTTGAAGACCAAAAGCATATAACCTTGGAGCATCTGGGAGCGGTTTCTTCAGACCTTGTTCATGAAACTGTGACACACAAAACTCAGCATTATTCTGGTGAATGGGGCAGCCCTTCTTCAGCAGAGATTAAGTCCCTTAGCTCCAGttctgaagaaaagcagaaaccaGATACTCCATCTTTTGGGCTGGCTAGCTGGCTGGTAGAAGAGGTAAAAGCTCGCTCAGTTAGTCCAATAGGGGCTGTGGATAGAGACTCACAAGGAATTCGGCTTTCGCCAAATGAAGCTCCTGATTTTGGATCAAAacaattcccagctggaagtgGCACAGAACTTACAGTTCATGGGACTACAGAGACTAAGGGACATAGATTTAGAGTTTCTGAATCAGCGTCAAATAAATTTCCTCCCAAGAAGTCCTCAGACACTAGTCCCAAAACACAAAGGTATGATTTACCATCTCTAGTAGGGGATAATCAAGGTCCAGATAAACTTCTGGACCATGAAACTAGTACTTCaatcctgacaaaaactgaagCAATGCAACACCTGGAGGTAGGAAAAATGTCTGAAGTGCCTGAACATTACctgagagaaggggaaaaaatgcaacatGCAAGTACTGTAGAAGACAGTCAGCATACTCCAGAGACTACTGAACAAAAAGACCTATTTAATATCATTTCAGAAGGTTATGAAATACTCAATATTCACGCACCTACACATATTTCTTCTGTTGATCAAGAAGAAAGTAAACACATGCCTGATAAATTAGAATACTTGGAAACAAATACTTCATTTAGAAGAAAATTAGGTGATGATGGCCAGACAGCCCTAACTTCTGGAAGAACcacagaaatttcagaaagctCAGTATTGGGAAAGACTGAAACCCATGAACTAATAGAATCAGTCAAAAAGGATGATGTTGAGGAAACTGGAGAAATTCAACAAGAAAACCTCCTGTTGCCAGAAAACAATAATTATGCAATGCTGGATCCTAATAATGGTACTGCTGATGTggattattttgaaaaatacacaTTGATTGATGATAAATCCCCAATTCAGCCACAATTTGAAAGACAAATTTCATTGTCTCCTGTGACAGAAGATCCTACTGAATCAATGGAAGAGGCcaaatcttttaaaacaagtACTGAGGTAGATACTTCGGAAGAGTTTTCCTTGCTTGAGGACCTGGATGAAGTCTTTTATGGTACCAtaaaaggagaaagcaaaatgCAGTTCTATGCAGAGGCTTCAAGACCTTTACCACTGCAGAAATCAATTGATTCTAGCAGTAAAAGCTTTACAAATGTAGAAGAAGAACAGAAGTCACCAGGGACCCCACTCTTTGATTCAGAAGAAGGAGTGCTAGAACGATCTCTCTTGTTCCCTACCACTGTTGCTGCAGTCAACCCAGAGCTTTTAGAGGAGCCACCTGCTCTGTCATTTTTATACAAGGACCTCTATGCGGAAGCAGTAGGAGAAAAGACAAAGGATGAGACTCCCTCTGATGAAGAAAGTGGTAATTCTAATGCATCTTTCCCTAGTAGAAATTCAGACACAGATGATGGAACTGgaatgtattttgaaaaatatattcttaaaGATGAAATTCCAAGTAAGGCCATAGGGCCTCAAAAAGATCAGATACCAGAAGATGAATCCTTTAGTGGAGAAATTTTGGTTTGGAGTTCAGAGAAcaagcaggagcagggatttgGTGATTTTCAGTATGTCAGAACTGAGGTTCTGTCAGAAAGAGGTGTTATGGAGAGAGACAAAATTCAGGTTGACAGCAACATTCAAGCAACAATTTGCAAGCCAATGCATGCCATTCCTTTTGGAAGCAAAACAGTTCTTTCAGGTGTAAGAACTGATACCACTGaacaaagagaagaagaaaacgtATCAGTAGAAACAACTGAAGAGTTGCCAGAGCAGTCAAGTCAACAAGCACACAGTCAACGAGTGGATTATCAGGGAGCTGTGTATCAAGAAGCTGGCACTAAGCAGGAAGAATGGCAAGATGTAACAGCAGTTCCTCAAATGGAAAAGTACGTTCCATATGTCAGGGCTCCCACTGAAGACAGTGTAGATGATCAGTATACTCAGGAACATCTGTCCTGTGtccctaccattcagcaaaCAGAGAATCCAGACTTGCCAATAGAGGAGCAGCACCCTGATGTTTATGAGGATCTTGCTGAGTCAATGGACTATGATGTGATTACACAAGAAGAGCTTTTGCAAGATGAAATATCGTCTCAATTTACACACGAGGAGCTATTATTTGAAGACAGGGACTCCTTTGATCATGCTGCTGATAGTTATGAATTTGTTAATGAGCCAGAACAAAGAACACCTGTTGAGCTTGAAGATTCAGGCTTTGTGGTGATGTATCCTGAAAAATCAGCAATGAACATTCCTCAAGTTGAGAGCCCACAAAGAGAACTGAAGAAAGCACAAGTAGACACTTACTGTTACCACTGCAAATGCCCAATATCTGCTATTGACAAGCTTTTTGGAGAGCATAAAGACCATGAAGTCACAACACTAGATGATGCTGCAACCAAGATGAAG GATCAGTTAAGCAAATTGCTAACAGCACTGGAAGAAAAGTCAATGAAGATTGAAGAGTTTGTGAGTGATATTGAACTGCGATTTAACTCAGTTGAG GAAAACTGTAAGAAAAATGCAGACTTATTggaaaagcagaatgaagagaTGCTCAAGAAAGTGGTAGCTCAATATGATGAGAAATCAGAGAACTTTGAGGAAGTGAAGAAGATGAAAATGGAGTACCTGTATGAGCAGATGGTAAATTTCCAGCAAACTGTTGATTCAGCAAAGGAAACTTTGGAGACAACAGTAAAAGAAACAGATGAAGTGGATGGATTTGTTTTCCTAAAT acaGCTAAATCCTGCTAA